A window of Acidobacteriota bacterium contains these coding sequences:
- a CDS encoding DUF192 domain-containing protein: protein MGHGMVSGTLLILLEVVMLVRTLAWTLGVVLVMSACADAQYASPRGEVTFPDGTRVVVEIADTPDLTAQGLMYRRAMGWNEGMVFVFDRVDIIPFWMKNTLIPLDIIWLDPDRRIVHIAHSVPPCKADPCPSYPPSRAAKYVVEVNSGFAKKHGVKEGDTLVFKNVPAEPR, encoded by the coding sequence ATGGGGCATGGCATGGTCAGCGGCACCCTGCTGATTCTACTTGAGGTGGTGATGCTCGTGCGGACGCTGGCCTGGACGCTCGGGGTGGTGCTGGTGATGAGCGCGTGTGCGGATGCGCAGTACGCCTCGCCGCGCGGCGAGGTGACCTTTCCCGACGGCACGCGCGTCGTCGTCGAAATCGCCGACACCCCCGACCTGACCGCGCAGGGCCTCATGTACCGCCGCGCGATGGGGTGGAACGAGGGCATGGTGTTCGTCTTCGACCGCGTCGACATCATCCCGTTCTGGATGAAGAACACGCTCATCCCCCTCGACATCATCTGGCTCGATCCCGACAGGCGCATCGTCCACATCGCCCACTCGGTGCCACCCTGCAAGGCCGACCCCTGCCCGAGCTACCCACCGAGCCGCGCGGCCAAGTACGTCGTCGAGGTGAATTCCGGCTTTGCGAAAAAGCACGGCGTGAAGGAAGGCGACACGCTGGTCTTCAAGAACGTCCCGGCTGAGCCGCGGTAG
- a CDS encoding isocitrate/isopropylmalate dehydrogenase family protein has product MATHRIGWMPGDGIGNDVMEATRLVLDRAGFEAEYVHGDIGWDYWCSEGDALPQRTVDMLGTVKAALFGAITSKPIKEAAQELAPALQGSGLVYRSPIVRMRQLFDLYVCLRPCRAYPSNPLNYKEGIDLVVFRENTEDLYAGVEFPQVPDRLRETLTELSPPFKAFKDLPGTEYAVSCKINTKAGSERIVRAAFEFARTYGRRKVSVVHKANVVRATDGLFLEAARRVAHDYPDIAVDDANVDAITMWLLKNPFNYDVLVAPNLYGDIISDLCAQMVGGLGFGCSGNIGHQLAVFEPTHGSAPKYAGQYKVNPIATILAAKMMLDWLGERDMGARIDRAVAEVIREGTVRTYDMGGSASTLDMAEAIAARL; this is encoded by the coding sequence ATGGCCACGCACAGGATTGGCTGGATGCCCGGAGACGGCATCGGCAACGACGTGATGGAAGCAACGCGACTCGTGCTCGATCGGGCCGGGTTCGAGGCGGAGTACGTACACGGCGACATCGGCTGGGACTACTGGTGCAGCGAGGGCGACGCGCTGCCCCAGCGCACCGTCGACATGCTCGGCACCGTCAAGGCTGCCCTGTTCGGCGCCATCACGTCGAAGCCGATCAAGGAAGCCGCTCAGGAGCTGGCGCCGGCTCTCCAGGGGTCCGGCCTCGTCTACCGGTCGCCGATTGTCCGGATGCGGCAGCTCTTCGACCTGTACGTGTGCCTGAGGCCCTGCCGCGCCTACCCGAGCAACCCGCTGAACTACAAGGAAGGCATCGATCTGGTGGTGTTCCGCGAGAACACCGAGGATCTCTACGCCGGCGTCGAGTTTCCCCAGGTGCCCGATCGCCTGCGCGAGACGCTGACGGAGCTGTCGCCGCCGTTCAAGGCCTTCAAGGACCTGCCGGGGACCGAGTACGCGGTGTCGTGCAAGATCAACACGAAGGCCGGCTCGGAGCGCATTGTCCGCGCGGCGTTCGAGTTCGCCCGCACGTACGGCCGCCGCAAGGTGAGTGTCGTCCACAAGGCCAACGTCGTCCGTGCCACCGATGGCCTGTTCCTCGAGGCGGCGCGGCGCGTGGCCCACGACTACCCCGACATCGCCGTCGACGATGCGAACGTCGACGCGATCACGATGTGGCTGCTCAAGAACCCGTTCAACTACGACGTGCTGGTCGCGCCGAACCTCTACGGCGACATCATCTCGGATCTCTGCGCGCAGATGGTGGGCGGGCTGGGCTTCGGGTGCTCGGGCAACATCGGGCACCAGCTCGCGGTGTTCGAGCCGACGCACGGATCGGCCCCGAAGTACGCGGGCCAGTACAAGGTGAACCCCATTGCGACGATTCTCGCCGCGAAGATGATGCTCGACTGGCTCGGCGAGCGCGACATGGGGGCGCGGATCGATCGAGCGGTGGCCGAGGTGATTCGAGAGGGGACCGTCCGCACCTACGACATGGGCGGCAGCGCGTCGACGCTCGACATGGCCGAGGCCATCGCCGCGAGGCTGTGA
- a CDS encoding hydroxymethylglutaryl-CoA lyase, with amino-acid sequence MARIVLHEVGPRDGLQMEKAVVPTDVKEAWIRRLLAAGLDIVQVGSFVHPDKVPQMADTDELFRRLTADRPAGGVLSGLALNEKGVDRGLRCGVELFCVGASASDTHSRRNTGMSTDEAVGRIVAVAREAVAAKKAVQISVQSAFGCGFEGPIPEERVLGIVRAYLEAGLRQVSLADTAGHAHPAQVERLFSQVRALASDVECTCHLHNTYGLGMANIFAALRAGVTAVETSFAGLGGCPFTKVAAGNVATEDFVHALQRDSLREDVDLQALIAVSRDVGAHLGREMPGFVHKTGPIARAERT; translated from the coding sequence ATGGCGCGCATCGTGCTTCACGAGGTGGGCCCTCGCGACGGCCTTCAGATGGAGAAGGCCGTCGTGCCGACCGACGTGAAGGAGGCCTGGATCAGGCGTCTGCTCGCGGCCGGCCTCGACATCGTGCAGGTGGGCTCGTTCGTGCACCCTGACAAGGTGCCGCAGATGGCCGACACCGACGAGCTGTTCCGGCGGCTCACGGCCGACCGGCCCGCCGGCGGCGTCCTCTCCGGCCTCGCGCTGAACGAGAAGGGCGTCGATCGCGGGCTGCGGTGCGGCGTCGAGCTGTTCTGCGTGGGCGCGTCGGCGAGCGACACGCACAGCCGGCGGAACACCGGCATGAGCACTGACGAGGCCGTCGGCCGCATCGTCGCGGTCGCACGTGAAGCGGTGGCCGCGAAGAAGGCCGTGCAGATCTCGGTGCAGTCGGCCTTCGGCTGCGGCTTCGAGGGGCCGATCCCGGAAGAGCGGGTGCTCGGCATCGTGCGGGCGTATCTCGAGGCAGGTCTGCGGCAGGTCAGCCTCGCCGACACGGCTGGCCACGCGCACCCGGCGCAGGTCGAGCGCCTGTTCTCTCAGGTGAGGGCGCTCGCCTCCGACGTGGAGTGCACCTGCCATCTCCACAACACGTATGGCCTCGGGATGGCCAACATCTTCGCGGCCCTGCGGGCCGGCGTCACGGCGGTCGAGACGTCCTTCGCCGGGCTCGGCGGCTGTCCCTTCACGAAGGTGGCCGCCGGCAACGTGGCCACCGAGGACTTCGTGCACGCGCTGCAGCGCGACTCGCTGCGCGAGGACGTGGATCTTCAGGCGCTGATCGCGGTCTCCCGCGACGTGGGCGCCCATCTGGGGCGGGAGATGCCGGGCTTCGTCCACAAGACCGGGCCGATCGCCCGCGCGGAGCGGACATGA
- a CDS encoding CoA transferase, which produces MTQPMLKGVRVLDLTNVLSGPFATLHLALLGAEVIKIENPKDGDLARKLGIVPELNEQLMGTSFLAQNANKKSVTLNLKPAEGKEIFKRLVGTADVLVENFRPDVMDRLGLGYATLSPLNPKLVYCAISGFGRTGPDALKPAYDQIIQGLSGVMAVNGDQRLNPLRAGFPVCDTVGGLNAAFAVMAALYHRERTGEGQYIDVALLDSIMPLMGWVAANLLIGGQAPVLMGNDNFTAAPSGTFRTGDGYINIAANKQEQWEALCEVLELVELKTDPRFEKRDARKKHRQALTPLVEAKLVGRPTAEWVERLNARDVPSGAILSLEDALGQPQVAHRGALEQVPVEGIGTLPLFGLTAHFGKGHGHIEAPPPRLGAHTREVLTEIGVDDEALARLKGAGIV; this is translated from the coding sequence ATGACCCAGCCGATGCTGAAGGGCGTGCGGGTACTCGACCTCACCAACGTGCTGTCGGGCCCGTTCGCCACCTTGCACCTCGCGCTGCTCGGTGCCGAGGTGATCAAGATCGAGAACCCGAAAGACGGCGACCTCGCGCGCAAGCTGGGCATCGTGCCCGAGCTCAACGAGCAGCTGATGGGCACGAGCTTCCTCGCGCAGAACGCGAACAAGAAGTCGGTGACGCTGAACCTGAAGCCGGCCGAGGGAAAGGAGATCTTCAAGCGACTCGTGGGCACCGCCGACGTGCTCGTCGAGAACTTCCGTCCCGACGTGATGGACCGCCTCGGGCTGGGGTACGCGACGCTCTCCCCCCTGAACCCGAAGCTCGTCTACTGCGCCATCTCCGGGTTCGGCCGCACGGGCCCGGACGCGCTCAAGCCCGCCTACGATCAGATCATCCAGGGGCTCTCCGGCGTGATGGCGGTCAACGGCGACCAGCGGCTGAACCCGCTGCGTGCCGGGTTCCCGGTGTGCGACACCGTCGGCGGTCTCAACGCGGCGTTCGCCGTGATGGCGGCGCTCTACCACCGCGAGCGGACGGGCGAAGGTCAGTACATCGACGTGGCGCTGCTCGACTCGATCATGCCGCTCATGGGCTGGGTGGCGGCGAACCTGCTGATCGGCGGACAGGCGCCAGTGCTCATGGGCAACGACAACTTCACGGCCGCGCCGTCTGGCACGTTCCGGACGGGCGACGGCTACATCAACATCGCCGCCAACAAGCAGGAGCAGTGGGAGGCGCTGTGCGAGGTGCTGGAGCTCGTCGAGCTCAAGACCGACCCGCGCTTCGAGAAGCGTGACGCGCGCAAGAAGCACCGTCAGGCGCTCACGCCGCTCGTCGAGGCGAAGCTCGTCGGGCGCCCGACGGCCGAGTGGGTGGAGCGGCTGAATGCGCGCGACGTGCCGAGCGGCGCGATCCTGAGTCTCGAGGACGCGCTCGGGCAGCCGCAGGTCGCGCACCGGGGCGCGCTCGAGCAGGTGCCCGTCGAGGGGATCGGCACGCTGCCGCTCTTCGGATTGACGGCGCACTTCGGCAAGGGGCACGGCCACATCGAGGCGCCGCCGCCACGGCTCGGCGCGCACACGCGCGAGGTGCTGACGGAGATCGGGGTCGATGACGAGGCGCTCGCCAGGTTGAAGGGCGCGGGCATCGTCTGA
- a CDS encoding 3-isopropylmalate dehydratase large subunit, protein MGMTYVQKLLARACGRAHVDVGEVVEPPVDLAMSHENAALVVNQFKAIYEGTGREPRVWAPDRVAIIFDHRVPAESAKTASNQKRVREFVGAQGLTKFHDIRGDRGGICHQILPENGYVRPGAVVVGTDSHTTTHGALGAFAFGIGATEMASVWTLGRVLNLEVPATIRVDVHGPLPDGVYAKDLILHLIGRLGAEGANFKVIEFHGDTIRDMPTSGRLVLCNMTVEAGATAGVVVPDDETARYLRDEAGVADALDGFAPDADAVYDRVVDIDVTTLVPQVACPHTVDNVKPIESVTGTRVHQIVIGSCTNGRLDDLEVAARILRGRRVADGTRLLVFPASWRIYSDAMRLGYLQALVDAGAVVCNPGCGPCLGVHQGALGDGETALATTNRNFKGRMGNPGADVYLCSTAVAAASALTGHIADPRGGH, encoded by the coding sequence ATGGGCATGACCTACGTGCAGAAGCTGCTCGCCCGGGCCTGCGGCCGCGCGCACGTCGACGTCGGCGAGGTCGTCGAGCCGCCGGTCGACCTCGCGATGTCGCACGAGAACGCGGCGCTCGTCGTCAACCAGTTCAAGGCGATCTACGAGGGGACCGGACGCGAGCCGCGCGTGTGGGCGCCAGATCGGGTCGCCATCATCTTCGATCACCGCGTGCCGGCGGAGTCGGCCAAGACCGCGAGTAATCAGAAGCGCGTGCGCGAGTTCGTCGGCGCGCAGGGGTTGACGAAGTTCCACGACATCCGCGGCGACCGCGGCGGCATCTGCCATCAGATCCTGCCGGAGAACGGCTACGTTCGCCCAGGCGCGGTGGTCGTGGGCACCGACAGCCACACGACGACGCACGGTGCGCTCGGCGCGTTCGCCTTCGGCATCGGCGCCACCGAGATGGCGTCGGTCTGGACGCTCGGCCGGGTGCTGAACCTCGAGGTGCCGGCGACGATTCGGGTCGACGTGCACGGCCCGCTGCCCGACGGCGTCTACGCGAAGGACCTGATCCTCCACCTGATCGGCCGGCTCGGGGCCGAAGGGGCCAATTTCAAGGTCATCGAGTTCCACGGCGACACGATCCGGGACATGCCGACCTCGGGTCGGCTGGTGCTCTGCAACATGACGGTGGAGGCCGGCGCGACGGCCGGTGTCGTCGTACCCGACGACGAGACCGCCAGATACCTCAGGGACGAAGCGGGGGTTGCCGACGCGCTCGATGGCTTCGCGCCCGACGCCGATGCGGTGTACGACCGGGTCGTGGACATCGACGTGACGACGCTCGTCCCGCAGGTGGCGTGTCCGCACACTGTCGACAACGTCAAGCCCATCGAGTCGGTGACGGGCACCAGGGTGCACCAGATCGTGATCGGGTCGTGCACCAACGGCCGCCTCGACGACCTCGAGGTCGCGGCGCGGATCCTCCGCGGGCGCCGCGTGGCCGACGGAACCAGGCTGCTGGTGTTTCCGGCTTCGTGGCGCATCTATTCCGACGCGATGCGCCTCGGCTACCTGCAGGCGCTCGTCGACGCCGGGGCTGTCGTCTGCAATCCGGGGTGCGGCCCGTGCCTGGGCGTCCACCAGGGTGCGCTCGGCGACGGCGAGACGGCGCTCGCCACGACGAACCGGAACTTCAAGGGGCGCATGGGCAATCCAGGCGCCGACGTGTATCTGTGTTCCACGGCGGTGGCGGCCGCAAGCGCACTCACCGGCCACATCGCCGACCCCAGAGGAGGGCACTGA
- a CDS encoding 3-isopropylmalate dehydratase, whose translation MTTRPVVFTLGDDVSTDLIYPGRYMATVLPTETPQYAFADHAEFRVKLSSGEIAPGSVVVAGANFGCGSSREQAASCLKGYDLVVVARDFARIFLQNAINVGLQVVICPDIEANEGDEVELTDREVVNHTSGRRFAIRPLPAARQAIIDAGGLVPYTRELLTRQEVKRPAS comes from the coding sequence ATGACGACACGCCCCGTCGTCTTCACCCTCGGCGACGACGTGTCGACCGACCTCATCTACCCAGGCCGTTACATGGCCACCGTGCTGCCGACGGAGACCCCGCAATACGCCTTCGCCGATCACGCGGAGTTCCGCGTGAAGCTCTCGTCCGGGGAGATCGCCCCGGGCTCCGTCGTCGTCGCGGGCGCCAACTTCGGATGCGGGTCGTCGCGCGAGCAGGCGGCCTCGTGCCTGAAGGGCTACGACCTCGTCGTCGTGGCCCGCGATTTCGCGCGGATCTTCCTGCAGAACGCGATCAACGTCGGCCTCCAGGTCGTCATCTGTCCCGACATCGAGGCGAACGAGGGCGATGAAGTCGAGCTGACCGACCGGGAGGTGGTCAACCACACATCCGGCCGACGCTTCGCGATCCGCCCGCTGCCGGCAGCGCGCCAGGCCATCATCGATGCCGGAGGCCTCGTGCCCTACACGCGCGAACTGCTCACGAGGCAGGAGGTGAAGCGACCGGCATCCTGA
- the proS gene encoding proline--tRNA ligase, whose product MANEKEAFVTEITPQSEDFSRWYLDVVRRAELADYSPVKGCMVIRPYGYAIWELLQQQLDRRFKATGHVNAYFPLFIPESLLLREAEHVEGFAPQVAWVTKGGTEVLEEPLVVRPTSEAIIGTMYAKWIQSWRDLPVLVNQWANVVRWEKVTRPFLRTTEFLWQEGHTAHETEDEAQDETLKILALYKEFCENVLAMPVVEGQKSESEKFAGASKTYSIEALMGDGRALQAGTSHNLGQNFARAFGIQFQARDKSLQHAWTTSWGVSTRLIGGVIMTHGDDSGLILPPRVAPYQVVIVPIPRGNWRETVLPHAQAIRDALVAADVRVMLDERDAYTPGWKFAEWELRGVPVRLEIGPKDIEKHQVVLARRDTREKTFVPRDGLPGQVVGLLDDIQRTLLERARRFREDRTASASTWDAFSSLMEGRPGFVIAPWCGTAECEAQIKSDTQATIRNIPFGSPEPSGACVRCDRAAVVTAWFAKAY is encoded by the coding sequence ATGGCCAACGAGAAGGAAGCGTTCGTCACCGAGATCACCCCCCAGTCCGAGGACTTCTCGCGCTGGTATCTCGACGTCGTCCGGCGCGCGGAGCTCGCGGACTATTCGCCCGTCAAGGGCTGCATGGTGATCCGGCCGTACGGCTACGCCATCTGGGAGCTGCTGCAGCAGCAGCTCGATCGCCGTTTCAAGGCCACCGGGCACGTGAACGCGTATTTCCCGCTCTTCATTCCCGAGAGCCTGCTGCTGCGCGAGGCGGAGCACGTGGAGGGCTTCGCGCCGCAGGTGGCGTGGGTGACGAAGGGGGGCACCGAGGTACTCGAGGAGCCGCTGGTCGTGCGGCCGACCTCGGAGGCCATCATCGGGACGATGTACGCGAAGTGGATCCAGTCGTGGCGCGACCTGCCGGTGCTCGTCAACCAGTGGGCCAACGTCGTGCGCTGGGAGAAGGTCACGCGGCCGTTCCTGCGGACGACCGAGTTCCTGTGGCAGGAAGGGCACACCGCGCACGAGACCGAAGACGAGGCCCAGGACGAGACGCTGAAGATCCTCGCGCTCTACAAGGAGTTCTGCGAGAACGTGCTCGCGATGCCGGTCGTCGAGGGCCAGAAAAGCGAGAGCGAGAAGTTCGCTGGCGCGTCCAAGACGTATTCGATCGAGGCGCTCATGGGCGATGGTCGTGCGCTGCAGGCGGGCACCTCGCACAACCTGGGGCAGAATTTCGCCCGGGCGTTCGGCATCCAGTTCCAGGCGCGGGACAAGTCGCTCCAGCACGCGTGGACGACGTCGTGGGGCGTGTCGACGCGGCTCATCGGGGGCGTCATCATGACGCACGGCGACGACAGCGGTCTGATCCTGCCGCCGCGCGTGGCGCCGTACCAGGTGGTGATCGTCCCCATTCCCCGCGGCAACTGGCGCGAGACGGTCCTGCCGCACGCGCAGGCGATTCGCGACGCGCTGGTCGCAGCCGACGTCCGTGTGATGCTCGACGAGCGCGACGCCTACACGCCTGGATGGAAGTTCGCCGAGTGGGAGCTGCGGGGCGTCCCCGTGCGGCTCGAGATCGGCCCGAAGGACATCGAGAAGCACCAGGTCGTGCTCGCGCGACGCGACACGCGCGAGAAGACGTTCGTCCCGCGCGACGGCCTTCCCGGACAGGTCGTGGGGCTGCTCGACGACATCCAGCGCACGCTGCTCGAGCGCGCGCGCCGGTTCCGTGAGGATCGCACGGCGAGCGCGTCGACCTGGGACGCGTTCTCGAGCCTCATGGAGGGGCGGCCCGGCTTCGTCATCGCGCCCTGGTGCGGCACGGCCGAGTGCGAGGCGCAGATCAAGAGCGACACGCAGGCCACCATCCGCAACATCCCGTTCGGCTCGCCCGAGCCCTCTGGCGCCTGCGTCCGGTGCGATCGCGCCGCCGTCGTCACCGCCTGGTTCGCGAAGGCGTACTGA
- the aroB gene encoding 3-dehydroquinate synthase: protein MDLIRIDVGSPPATYPVEIGEGLAATLARHLDALGVGRRRVVVSTLPIWRFVGDRLGLGHVDPIFVPDGERFKQLPNVVRIYDALIKAGVDRASVVVAVGGGVVGDTAGFAAATFLRGLSLVHVPTTLLAQVDSAVGGKVGVNHPLGKNLIGAFHRPRAVVVDPTLLGTLPRREFRAGLYEVVKYGVIASEAIVERLERDLRRVFARDPDVLVPLIADCCGIKARVVTSDEREAGERRILNFGHTAGHALEAITRYRRFRHGEAVGYGMLVASKIAEARGLVPPAFHERLARLIARMGPLPAVADLSARHALEAMRLDKKVVEGRLHYVLPVAMGQTTIVDDVTEKELGRALGAIGLTR, encoded by the coding sequence ATGGACCTGATTCGCATCGACGTCGGCTCCCCACCCGCGACCTACCCGGTCGAGATTGGAGAAGGGCTGGCCGCGACGCTGGCCCGGCATCTCGACGCTCTCGGCGTGGGCCGCCGACGGGTCGTCGTCTCGACCTTGCCGATCTGGCGGTTCGTCGGCGACCGCCTCGGGTTGGGGCACGTCGACCCCATCTTCGTCCCCGACGGCGAGCGCTTCAAGCAGCTGCCGAACGTCGTTCGCATCTACGATGCGCTCATCAAGGCGGGCGTCGACCGGGCGTCGGTCGTCGTCGCCGTCGGAGGGGGCGTCGTCGGCGACACGGCGGGGTTCGCCGCCGCGACCTTTCTGCGCGGGCTCTCGCTCGTCCACGTGCCGACCACGCTGCTCGCCCAGGTCGACAGCGCCGTCGGTGGCAAGGTCGGCGTCAACCACCCGCTCGGCAAGAACCTGATAGGCGCCTTCCACCGTCCGCGCGCGGTCGTCGTCGACCCGACGCTGCTCGGCACGCTGCCCAGGCGCGAGTTTCGCGCAGGACTCTACGAGGTGGTGAAGTACGGCGTGATCGCGAGCGAGGCCATCGTCGAGCGGCTCGAGCGCGACCTGCGGCGCGTCTTCGCGCGGGATCCCGACGTGCTCGTGCCGCTCATCGCCGACTGCTGCGGCATCAAGGCTCGCGTCGTCACGAGCGACGAGCGCGAGGCCGGTGAGCGCCGCATCCTGAACTTCGGCCACACCGCGGGCCACGCGCTCGAGGCCATCACGCGGTACCGCCGGTTCCGCCACGGAGAAGCCGTCGGGTACGGGATGCTCGTCGCCTCGAAGATCGCCGAGGCCCGCGGGCTCGTGCCACCGGCCTTCCACGAACGCCTGGCGCGCCTCATCGCACGGATGGGCCCGCTGCCGGCCGTCGCCGATCTCTCGGCGAGGCACGCGCTCGAGGCGATGCGGCTCGACAAGAAGGTCGTCGAGGGGCGCCTGCACTACGTGCTGCCGGTCGCCATGGGACAGACGACCATCGTGGACGACGTGACGGAGAAGGAGCTCGGCAGAGCGCTCGGCGCCATCGGCCTCACGCGCTGA
- a CDS encoding sigma-54 dependent transcriptional regulator — protein sequence MTRPRVSTPVEVLLVEDKDSLRSMLRLALERGGHEVIEARDQPEAEQALLDRRPGLVLSDLRLPAGDGFGVLRAAKAADPDMPVVVMTAYGGVEEAVRAVREGALDFLAKPVDPDHLLLLIGRALEQRRLATENLLLKEELAVRRGAPHIVGEHESLRRVLTSVQRAAAAETTVLIEGESGTGKELIARTLHVLSPRADGPFVAINCAAIPETLLESELFGYEKGAFTGAATRKPGKFEVAHRGTLFLDEIGDLPLGLQAKVLRALEQKTFERLGGNVPLQVDVRVVAATNRNLRAAVAARRFREDLYFRLSVFPVTVPPLRERPADVPLLARHFVERFCRDQKKRDLTLSPAALDELMAYPWPGNVRELQNCLERAVILADGDTIHPAHLHLAFSGEAPAPAQPASAGTVDPWASIDLSGSLADATRRVLLEAERRKVAMALAQHGGDRAKAAEALQVPVRYLAAKMREHRLE from the coding sequence ATGACGCGCCCCCGCGTCTCGACGCCCGTCGAGGTGTTGCTCGTCGAGGACAAGGACTCGCTGCGGTCGATGTTGCGCCTCGCGCTCGAACGCGGCGGGCACGAGGTCATCGAGGCACGCGATCAGCCCGAGGCCGAACAGGCCCTTCTCGATCGCCGTCCCGGGCTGGTGCTCTCCGATCTCCGCCTTCCCGCGGGCGACGGGTTCGGGGTGCTGCGCGCCGCAAAGGCCGCCGACCCCGACATGCCGGTCGTCGTGATGACGGCCTACGGGGGCGTCGAAGAAGCGGTCCGTGCGGTTCGCGAGGGGGCGCTCGACTTCCTCGCGAAGCCGGTCGATCCCGACCACCTGCTGCTGCTCATCGGGCGGGCGCTCGAACAGCGGCGACTGGCGACCGAGAACCTCCTCCTCAAGGAGGAACTGGCCGTCCGGCGTGGCGCACCGCACATCGTCGGCGAACACGAGAGCCTCAGGCGGGTGCTGACCTCGGTGCAGCGCGCCGCGGCGGCCGAGACGACGGTGCTGATCGAAGGCGAGAGCGGTACCGGCAAGGAACTGATCGCGCGAACGCTGCACGTGCTCAGCCCGCGTGCCGACGGGCCGTTTGTCGCCATCAACTGCGCCGCGATTCCCGAGACGCTGCTCGAGAGCGAGCTGTTCGGCTACGAGAAGGGGGCGTTCACGGGCGCGGCGACGCGCAAGCCCGGCAAGTTCGAGGTCGCCCATCGCGGCACGCTGTTTCTCGACGAGATCGGCGATCTGCCGCTCGGCCTCCAGGCGAAGGTCTTGCGTGCGCTCGAGCAGAAGACCTTCGAACGCCTCGGCGGGAACGTGCCGCTGCAGGTCGACGTGCGCGTGGTGGCGGCGACCAACCGCAACCTCCGTGCGGCGGTCGCGGCCCGGAGGTTCCGCGAGGATCTCTACTTCCGGCTGTCGGTCTTTCCCGTGACGGTCCCGCCGCTGCGCGAACGGCCGGCGGACGTGCCGCTGCTGGCGCGTCACTTCGTCGAGCGGTTCTGTCGCGACCAGAAGAAGCGCGACCTCACGTTGTCGCCTGCGGCCCTCGACGAGCTGATGGCGTATCCCTGGCCGGGCAACGTGCGCGAGCTGCAGAACTGCCTCGAGCGCGCCGTCATCCTCGCCGACGGCGACACGATCCACCCGGCGCACCTGCACCTCGCGTTCTCCGGCGAGGCGCCAGCGCCCGCGCAGCCCGCCAGCGCCGGCACGGTCGACCCGTGGGCGTCGATCGATCTATCGGGGAGTCTCGCCGACGCCACACGTCGTGTGCTGCTCGAGGCCGAGCGGCGCAAGGTGGCGATGGCGCTCGCCCAGCATGGCGGCGACCGCGCGAAGGCCGCCGAGGCGCTGCAGGTCCCGGTGCGCTACCTCGCGGCGAAGATGCGCGAGCACCGTCTCGAGTGA
- a CDS encoding prepilin-type N-terminal cleavage/methylation domain-containing protein produces MTIRRVDHASRSRVQGFSLLEVAVALGVLAVVMAGLAPFFVHVSRSTSLAASDAAAHVLAVSKVHELRAAFAAAPDTPPASPAGTLEADVPGWVEWLDAEGRVAGAAALPGDFVRRWAATPIGGSPDAHVIVVLVFPASAIGRSASRPRQPGEGWAAAVTRRTP; encoded by the coding sequence ATGACGATTCGTCGAGTAGACCACGCGAGCCGGAGCCGGGTTCAGGGCTTCTCCCTGCTCGAGGTCGCCGTCGCCCTTGGCGTGCTGGCGGTGGTGATGGCCGGGCTCGCTCCGTTCTTCGTACACGTGTCACGGTCGACGAGCCTCGCGGCCAGCGATGCTGCCGCCCACGTCCTCGCCGTGTCCAAAGTGCACGAGCTGCGAGCGGCCTTCGCGGCGGCGCCTGACACGCCACCGGCGTCACCTGCCGGCACCCTCGAGGCCGACGTCCCCGGATGGGTCGAGTGGCTCGACGCCGAGGGACGGGTCGCTGGCGCAGCCGCACTGCCGGGCGACTTCGTTCGGCGATGGGCCGCCACGCCGATCGGCGGCAGCCCCGACGCGCACGTCATCGTCGTGCTGGTCTTTCCGGCGTCTGCCATCGGCCGCAGTGCCAGTCGACCGCGACAGCCCGGCGAAGGCTGGGCGGCGGCCGTCACTCGGAGGACGCCATGA